A window of Struthio camelus isolate bStrCam1 chromosome 15, bStrCam1.hap1, whole genome shotgun sequence contains these coding sequences:
- the LOC104143888 gene encoding zinc finger protein 436, producing the protein MISHMEQEEGLWVSRLQAYPGKPVLNSACPAEDRIVSKKEENPHQGIPRPVDPDLLSGLSKENSSQSPEQDPVHPRRSERVQRPPLGKRQSRATLRGKSFRRLPDPSQQRNPAAGRLTICGDCGKSFRVSSNLVQHRRIHTGEKPFGCAECGESFRQRSHLIQHQRIHTGERPYECSECGKSFSMSSKLIRHQITHTGEKPYKCAECGKSFSGNSQLVQHQRVHTGEKPFECSDCGKSFSVSSALTRHQRIHTGEKPYECAACGKSFSQSSELMKHQRVHTGEKPYECSECGKSFTVSSALIQHRRFHMGERPYGCTECGKSFTVSSHLIQHRRFHTGERPYECTECGKSFLWRSALLRHRRVHTGERPYACADCGDSFRQSAHLIQHRRIHTGERPYACTNCGKGFTVSSALLRHQQIHRGEEP; encoded by the exons ATGATCTCCCACATGGAGCAGGAGGAAGGCCTGTGGGTCTCCCGTCTCCAGGCCTACCCAGGAAAGCCAGTTCTGAATAGTGCCTGTCCAG CTGAGGATAGGATTGTgagcaagaaagaggaaaatcccCACCAGGGCATTCCTCGGCCAGTGGATCCAGATTTACTATCGGGACTCTCCAAGGAGAACAGTTCCCAGAGTCCTGAACAGGACCCTGTTCACCCACGCAGGTCAGAAAGGGTTCAGAGACCTCCCCTGGGGAAGAGGCAAAGCAGAGCGACGCTACGTGGAAAAAGTTTCAGGAGGTTGCCAGACCCCAGCCAGCAGAGAAATCCTGCTGCGGGGAGGCTGACGATATGTGGGGACTGTGGGAAGAGCTTCCGGGTGAGCTCCAACCTGGTCCAGCACCGGAGAATCCACACTGGAGAGAAACCCTTTGGCTGCGCCGAGTGCGGGGAGAGCTTCCGGCAGCGATCGCATCTCATCCAGCACCAGAGAATCCACACGGGGGAGAGACCCTACGAGTGCTCCGAGTGCGGGAAGAGCTTCAGTATGAGCTCAAAGCTGATCCGGCACCAGATAACCCACACGGGGGAGAAGCCCTACAAGTGTGCCGAGTGTGGAAAGAGCTTCTCTGGGAACTCGCAGCTGGTCCAGCACCAGCGAGTGCACACGGGGGAGAAACCCTTTGAGTGCAGCGACTGTGGGAAGAGCTTCAGCGTGAGCTCGGCCCTGACACGACACCAGAGAATCCACACAGGGGAGAAACCCTATGAGTGCGCAGCATGTGGCAAGAGCTTCAGCCAGAGCTCTGAGCTCATGAAGCACCAGCGGGTGCACACAGGGGAGAAGCCGTACGAGTGCTCCGAGTGTGGGAAGAGCTTCACGGTGAGTTCTGCCCTCATCCAGCACCGGCGGTTCCACATGGGTGAGCGCCCCTATGGATGCACCGAGTGCGGAAAGAGCTTCACTGTGAGCTCCCACCTCATCCAGCACCGCCGCTTCCACACTGGGGAGCGCCCCTACGAATGCACTGAGTGTGGGAAGAGCTTCCTGTGGAGGTCGGCCCTGCTCCGGCACCGCAGAGTCCACACAGGGGAGCGGCCCTATGCCTGTGCCGACTGTGGGGATAGCTTTCGGCAGAGTGCCCACCTCATCCAGCACCGGCGGATCCACACTGGGGAGCGCCCCTACGCCTGCACCAATTGTGGGAAGGGCTTCACCGTGAGCTCTGCGCTCCTCCGGCACCAGCAGATCCACAGGGGAGAGGAGCCCTAG
- the HMOX2 gene encoding heme oxygenase 2, whose product MPSVMEGSERGEEGENFHYEETEDDNVSPTSLSELLKEGTKESHDHAENSKFVKDFLKGQIKKEVFKLATVALYFTYSALEEEMDRNKDNPVFAPLYFPLELHRREALVKDMEYFYGEDWKEKIQCSEATKHYVDRIHHVGQHEPELLVAHAYTRYMGDLSGGQVLRKVAQRALKLPSTEEGIQFYIFENISNAQQFKQLYRARMNALDLDKNTKERIVEEANRAFRFNMQVFDELDKIGMSLTEEAQDGGVPIHDGKGDLRKCPYYADKLAGNAGPGCPYHAAVTLAKQPIVQLILAACVAVAAGVAAWYVM is encoded by the exons ATGCCATCGGTTATGGAGGGctcagagaggggagaagaaggggaaaacttTCACTATGAGGAAACAGAAGATGACAATGTCAG tcCCACCAGCCTCTCGGAGCTGCTGAAGGAGGGAACAAAGGAATCCCATGATCATGCAGAGAATTCTAAGTTTGTCAAAGACTTCCTGAAAGGACAGATCAAGAAGGAGGTTTTCAAG CTGGCTACTGTGGCACTCTACTTCACGTACTCTGCTCTGGAAGAGGAAATGGATCGCAACAAAGACAACCCAGTCTTTGCCCCTCTGTATTTCCCTCTAGAGCTCCACCGGAGAGAAGCATTGGTCAAAGACATGGAATATTTCTATGGAGAAGACTGGAAGGAGAAGATCCAGTGTTCAGAAGCAACTAAGCATTATGTGGACAGAATCCATCATGTGGGACAGCATGAGCCAGAGTTGTTAGTGGCCCATGCTTATACACGCTACATGGGGGACCTCTCAGGTGGCCAGGTGCTGAGGAAGGTAGCCCAGAGGGCCCTGAAGCTGCCCAGTACTGAGGAAGGGATCCAGTTCTacatatttgaaaacatttccaaTGCACAACAGTTCAAGCAACTCTACAGGGCCAGGATGAATGCTCTAGACTTGGACAAGAACACCAAGGAAAGGATTGTGGAAGAAGCCAACAGGGCTTTCAGATTTAACATGCAG GTATTTGATGAACTGGACAAGATTGGCATGTCCCTAACAGAAGAAGCCCAAGATGGAGGCGTCCCCATCCACGATGGAAAAGGAGACCTACGCAAATGCCCTTACTATGCAGACAAACTAG CTGGCAATGCAGGACCTGGCTGTCCCTATCATGCTGCTGTGACCTTGGCAAAGCAGCCCATAGTGCAGCTGATCCTTGCGGCTTGTGTTGCTGTGGCAGCAGGAGTTGCAGCGTGGTACGTAATGTGA